GGCGGCCCCCGCGCCCCCGTTGCCGACGGGCCAGCCGGCGGCGTCCGTCCCGCCCCCGCCGGGGCAGCCCGCGCCCGCCCCCGCACCGCCGGCCGTTCGTCTGACGAAGGTCACCCTCACGAAGGACGCCCCGGCGGTCTCCCTGACGAAGCAGGGCGGCACCTCCGGCGCGATGCGGGTGAACCTCAACTGGAGCGCCGGATCGGCGGGCAAGCGGTTGGGCAAGAAACTTGGCCGAAAAGCGATGGAGGCCATGGGTGCCCGCGGGGCGCTGCTGCCGCAGTCCGGGGAGCTCGACCTCGATCTGTGCGCCCTCTACCAACTCACCGACGGCTCCGCCGGTGTGATCCATCCGCTGGGCAACAACTTCGGCGCCCTGCACGCCCCGCCGTACATCCAGCTCGACGGGGACGACCGCACCGGCGCCGTCGCGGCCGGTGAGAACATGACGATCAACCTCGACCACCAGGACCGCATCAAGCGCGTTCTGATCTTCGTCACCGTCTACGCCGGCGCCCGCAGCTTCGAGGGGCTGAGCGCGACCGTCACCCTCCAGCCCCAGCACGGCGCCCCGGTCGACTTCACGCTGGACGCCTGCACGGTGCCGTCCAACGTCTGCGCGCTGGCCATGATCACCAACACCGGCAGCGAACTCGTCGTCCAGCGCGAGGCCCGCTACCTCGTCCCCGACCCCGGTGTCAGCCCGCAGCGCACCGTCGACCAGGCCTACGGCTGGGGGCTGGACTGGTCACCGGCCCGCAAGTGAGCGGCGGCGTCGGGGGCGCGGCTCAGGGCGCCGGGTACGTCCGGCCCTTCCATGCCGCGCCGCGCCCCCGGTAGTGCTGCACCGCCGAGTCCACCGTCATCAGCAGATAGAGCAGCGCGGTGAAGGGCAGCAGCGGCGCCGCCCACAGCGGCTGCCCGTAGTAGCGCAGCATCGGCAGATACGTCCCGCACATCAGCGCCCAGGCGGCCCCGCCCGACGCCGCGAGCGCCGGACCGCTGCCGGCCAGTCCGGCCACCAGCGCGACGGGCGGCACCAGATAGACCAGGGCGAGACCGAGGACCGTGCCGAGCAGCAGCAGTGGCCGGTGCCGGAGTTGGGCGTACGCGCTGCGCGAGACCATCCGCCACAGCTCGGCCGGCCGCGGATACGGCCGCACGCTGTCCACCCGGTCCGCCAGCCCCAGCCAGATCCGCCCGCCGCCGCGCTTGACCGCCCGCGCCAGCGCCACATCGTCGATCACCGCGTGCCGGATCGCCTCCGGGATGCCCGCCCGCTCGGCGGCCTCCGCGCGCAGCAGCACACAGCCGCCGGCCGCCGCCGCGGTCCGCGCCCCGTGCCGGTTGACCCGGCGGAACGGGTACAGCTGCCCGAAGAAGTAGACGAACGCCGGCACGATCAGCCGCTCCCAGAACGTCACCACCCGCAGCCGCGCCATCTGTGAGACCAGGTCCAGCCGCGCCGACCGGGCTGCCGCCACCAACTCCCGCAGACTGTCCGGGTCGTGCGCGATGTCCGCGTCGGTCAGCAGCAGGTACTCCGGCGCGACGCGCTCCCGCGCCAGCGCCATCCCGTGCCGTACCGCCCACAGCTTCCCCGTCCACCCCGGCTCGGGCTCGCCGGGCGAGGACACCGTCAGCGGCAGCCCGCCCCGCGCGGCCGCCAGTCGCCGGGCCAGCGCGCCGGTCCCGTCCGTACTGCCGTCGTCGACGAGGAACACCTCGGCCCGGCCCGGGTACTTCTGCCCGAGCAGCGACGGCAGGCTGTCCGGCAGCACCGCGGCCTCGTCCCGCGCCGGGACGACCACCGCGACCGACGGCCAGCGCTCCGGATCCCGGCGTTCCGGCAGCCGGACGTCCGTCCGCCAGAAGAAGCCCTGACCCAGCAGCAGCCACACCCAGGCCAGCAGGGACCCGGCACCGATCCACTCCATCGCTCCCACGGCCGCAGTCTGCCGCACCGCACCCGTCGCGCAGCGGCGCTCGACACGGTGTCGGAACGGGGCGGCGGGGGAGGGACGGGGCCGGGAGGGCGGCCATCGGGGGCACTCGCCCGTTCCGCCCGGTATGACAAGCCGGACGGGCGGCTGAGTAAAGTGTCCGCGTGAAGATCGCGCTGATGGACTCCGGGACCGGGCTGCTCGCGGCGGCCGCCGCGATGCGGCGACTGCGGCCGGACGCCGATCTGGTCCTCTCCTCCGACCCCGACGGGATGCCCTGGGGCCCCCGCACCCCCGACGATGTCACCGCACACGCCCTGGCCGTGGCCCGCTCGGCGGCCGCGCACCGCCCCGACGCCCTGATCGTCGCCTGCAACACCGCGTCCGTGCATGCGCTGCCAGCCCTCCGTGCCGAACTGGAACCGCAGATCCCGGTCATCGGCACCGTCCCGGCGATCAAGCCCGCCGCGGCCGGCGGCGGCCCCGTCGCCATCTGGGCGACCCCCGCCACCACCGGCAGCCCCTACCAGCGGGATCTGATCGATCGGTTCGGACGCGGTGCGGACGTCACCGGTGTGCCGTGCCCGGGGCTCGCCGACGCGGTCCAGGCCGCCGACGAGGCCGCGATCGACGTCGCCATCGCGGCCGCCGCCCATCTCACCCCACGGGACGTGCGGACCGTGGTCCTGGGCTGCACCCATTACGAGCTGGTGGCCGAGCGCATCCGCGCCGCCCTCCAGCAGCCGGGCGCCCCCGCGCTCGTGCTGCACGGCTCCGCCGAGGCGGTCGCCGCCCAGGCGCTGCGCCGCATCGGTGCCGAGCCGGCCCCGGCGGCCGCTCCGACCGGCGCCCTCAGCGTGATCCTCAGCGGCCGCCCCGCCGGACTGCCGGCCGAGGCGCTCGCCTACGCGGAGGGCCGGCTGCTCGCCCGGAGCCGTACGGACCTCGCGCCGGGGGCCGCGGTACCGGCCGCCCCCGCGGCCGACGGGGCCACCGCGGCGGCCCCCCGCTGACGTCACCCATGACGTCGCCCGTAGCGCAACCCGGGCCGGAACGGGGCCGTCCGAAGCACTGCCATGGTGTGCAAAGACGCGTACGCTGCGTTTCATGAGGGACCACCCCCACGAGGGGGCAGCAGCCCCCGGACACCACAGCAGTACCGACGGCGCCGACAGCGGAGCGCGCC
This genomic stretch from Streptomyces nigrescens harbors:
- a CDS encoding TerD family protein, with the translated sequence MSMLKGSNVPVPAPAVRVELGWQAAPGAPDVDASALLLVSGKVRDDADFVFYNQPAHASGAVRHEGKRPAGGAMTDCLAVDLAAVEPAVDKVVLAASADGGSFGSVPGLHIRVLDAAGGAELARFDSQDAGAETAFVLGELYRRQGAWKFRAVGQGYDTGLAGLATDFGISVEEPAAPQPPAPAPAPAAPAPPPPAMAPAPPMAPPPPAPAAPMAPPPAAPAPPLPTGQPAASVPPPPGQPAPAPAPPAVRLTKVTLTKDAPAVSLTKQGGTSGAMRVNLNWSAGSAGKRLGKKLGRKAMEAMGARGALLPQSGELDLDLCALYQLTDGSAGVIHPLGNNFGALHAPPYIQLDGDDRTGAVAAGENMTINLDHQDRIKRVLIFVTVYAGARSFEGLSATVTLQPQHGAPVDFTLDACTVPSNVCALAMITNTGSELVVQREARYLVPDPGVSPQRTVDQAYGWGLDWSPARK
- a CDS encoding glycosyltransferase, giving the protein MEWIGAGSLLAWVWLLLGQGFFWRTDVRLPERRDPERWPSVAVVVPARDEAAVLPDSLPSLLGQKYPGRAEVFLVDDGSTDGTGALARRLAAARGGLPLTVSSPGEPEPGWTGKLWAVRHGMALARERVAPEYLLLTDADIAHDPDSLRELVAAARSARLDLVSQMARLRVVTFWERLIVPAFVYFFGQLYPFRRVNRHGARTAAAAGGCVLLRAEAAERAGIPEAIRHAVIDDVALARAVKRGGGRIWLGLADRVDSVRPYPRPAELWRMVSRSAYAQLRHRPLLLLGTVLGLALVYLVPPVALVAGLAGSGPALAASGGAAWALMCGTYLPMLRYYGQPLWAAPLLPFTALLYLLMTVDSAVQHYRGRGAAWKGRTYPAP
- a CDS encoding glutamate racemase, with translation MKIALMDSGTGLLAAAAAMRRLRPDADLVLSSDPDGMPWGPRTPDDVTAHALAVARSAAAHRPDALIVACNTASVHALPALRAELEPQIPVIGTVPAIKPAAAGGGPVAIWATPATTGSPYQRDLIDRFGRGADVTGVPCPGLADAVQAADEAAIDVAIAAAAHLTPRDVRTVVLGCTHYELVAERIRAALQQPGAPALVLHGSAEAVAAQALRRIGAEPAPAAAPTGALSVILSGRPAGLPAEALAYAEGRLLARSRTDLAPGAAVPAAPAADGATAAAPR